The Glycine soja cultivar W05 chromosome 3, ASM419377v2, whole genome shotgun sequence genome window below encodes:
- the LOC114406380 gene encoding hydroquinone glucosyltransferase-like, whose translation MDESKTVHIAVVPSAGFSHLIPILEFSKRLVNLHPHLHVTCIIPTHGPPPSASKSILETLPSQNITSTFLPPVDLPQDLDTVSQIQLTVTLSLPLIHQTLKSLSSTTPSLVALVVDTFAAEVLDFAKEFNLLAYVYFPLAATTVSLHFHMLKLDEETSCEYRDLDGPIEMKGCVPFHGKDLYSPAQDRSSRAYKMMLQRIKRFFFVDGVFVNSFLEMESGVIRALEKGGRWKYKYPPVYAVGPIVQSGVGFGGGGGSNGLECVEWLDRQKDCSVLFVCFGSGGTLSQEQMDELALGLELSGHRFLWVLRPPSSVANAAYLGGANDDGVDPLKFLPSGFLERTKGQGLVVPLWAPQVQVLGHRSVGGFLSHCGWNSTLESVLQGVPLIAWPLFAEQRMNAILLCEGLKVGLWPRVNENGLVERGEIAKVIKCLMGGEEGGELRRRMTELKEAATNAIKENGSSTKALAQAVLKWKKLA comes from the coding sequence ATGGATGAGAGTAAAACAGTTCACATAGCTGTAGTTCCCAGCGCAGGCTTCAGCCACCTGATCCCAATCCTCGAGTTCTCCAAGCGCTTAGTGAACCTCCACCCTCACTTGCATGTCACATGCATAATCCCCACACATGGTCCACCCCCAAGTGCCTCAAAATCCATCCTTGAAACCCTTCCCTCCCAAAACATCACCTCCACTTTCCTCCCCCCAGTTGACCTGCCTCAAGACCTTGACACAGTTTCCCAAATCCAACTCACAGTCACCCTCTCCCTCCCTCTCATCCACCAAACCCTCAAGTCCCTCTCTTCCACCACACCCTCTCTTGTGGCACTTGTGGTTGACACTTTTGCTGCTGAGGTACTTGACTTTGCCAAAGAGTTCAACCTCTTGGCCTATGTGTACTTCCCCTTGGCAGCCACCACTGTTTCCTTGCACTTCCACATGCTCAAGTTGGATGAGGAGACATCATGTGAGTATAGGGACTTGGATGGCCCTATTGAGATGAAAGGGTGCGTGCCTTTCCATGGTAAGGATCTTTACTCCCCAGCTCAAGATAGGTCTAGCAGGGCTTATAAAATGATGCTGCAAAGGATAAAAAGGTTCTTTTTTGTTGATGGGGTTTTTGTGAATAGCTTCTTGGAGATGGAGAGTGGTGTCATAAGGGCATTGGAGAAAGGTGGGAGGTGGAAATACAAGTACCCTCCTGTGTATGCTGTTGGACCAATTGTGCAAAGTGGGGTAGGGTTcggcggtggtggtggtagtAATGGGTTGGAGTGTGTTGAATGGTTGGATAGACAGAAAGATTGTtctgttttgtttgtttgttttgggaGTGGGGGGACATTGTCACAGGAACAGATGGATGAGTTGGCTTTGGGTTTGGAATTGAGTGGTCATAGGTTTTTGTGGGTATTGAGGCCACCAAGTAGTGTGGCTAATGCTGCTTATCTTGGTGGTGCTAATGATGATGGTGTTGACCCTTTGAAGTTTTTGCCATCTGGGTTCTTGGAGAGGACCAAGGGGCAGGGCTTGGTTGTGCCTTTGTGGGCACCCCAGGTTCAGGTGCTTGGTCACAGGTCAGTTGGGGGGTTCTTGAGTCACTGTGGGTGGAATTCGACGCTCGAGAGTGTGCTGCAGGGTGTGCCTCTGATCGCGTGGCCCCTGTTTGCAGAGCAGAGGATGAACGCAATTCTGCTTTGTGAGGGGCTCAAAGTGGGACTGTGGCCTAGAGTGAATGAAAATGGCTTGGTGGAAAGAGGGGAGATCGCTAAGGTTATAAAGTGTCTGATGGGTGGGGAAGAAGGGGGCGAATTGCGCCGAAGAATGACGGAATTGAAAGAGGCTGCCACTAATGCAATCAAAGAAAACGGGTCTTCTACGAAGGCCCTTGCTCAGGCAGTACTCAAGTGGAAAAAATTGGCATAG